From a region of the Myroides sp. JBRI-B21084 genome:
- a CDS encoding glucosyltransferase domain-containing protein gives MFKNTLILKKVNQFINTIKSNKTFIFLVAAVCLLYLLPIILANTLYVDDLNRMVEGYNWEHDGRFGSSFVMHLLSFQREIVFSLYPFSNIVSTFILALSGFLFSYAIGVRNKTQLFVGSLLLTTCPFVLEILIYRFDCIPISLSFLCVVVPFLFYQHKKTFFITSVFALLLSLSFYQTTALSYCIILCFFLIKDVWTNQFKSFFYKGILAFIAFVLGFLGYQFIVKLLKMELLKDGRGSFVFKDENLRMVFEDRFNGLKELVGALINTSYQYTLYFLLLFAVIALFFYAKTNYKKHLNRMLPVKILITTALLGSILLFVAGINMVVYEPRWVPRGMIGWAFAMYAFYFLIVINKASVLKNIWLVTAFTPLIYYSFLISSQLGMYIKNQDDFSDFIINMVSPKLIAYENVKVTEHKRIKLVIKGTIKKAHRNNTVNNNTMPIVNKLAPVYENKDWGWGIIRMNKFNNIASEYIGGAKREEIIANRNSYPIIDRNIYYTLRLKNDVAIIDFDNED, from the coding sequence ATGTTTAAAAATACTCTCATTCTAAAAAAAGTAAATCAATTTATAAACACCATTAAAAGCAATAAAACCTTTATTTTTTTAGTTGCGGCGGTTTGCTTGCTTTATTTGTTGCCTATTATTTTAGCAAATACTTTATATGTTGATGATTTAAACCGTATGGTTGAAGGCTATAACTGGGAGCACGACGGCCGTTTTGGCAGTTCGTTTGTAATGCATTTGCTAAGTTTTCAGCGCGAAATTGTTTTTAGTTTGTATCCGTTTTCAAACATTGTTAGCACTTTTATTTTAGCGTTATCGGGTTTTTTGTTCAGTTATGCTATTGGTGTACGCAATAAAACCCAGTTATTTGTTGGTAGTTTGCTTTTAACTACTTGTCCGTTTGTTTTAGAAATTTTAATTTATAGGTTCGATTGCATTCCAATTAGCTTGTCTTTTCTATGTGTTGTAGTGCCATTTTTGTTTTATCAACATAAAAAAACATTCTTCATTACATCTGTTTTTGCATTGCTTTTAAGTTTGAGTTTTTATCAAACCACAGCACTATCGTATTGTATTATTTTATGCTTTTTTTTAATTAAAGATGTTTGGACAAATCAGTTCAAGTCGTTTTTTTATAAAGGTATTTTAGCTTTTATTGCCTTTGTTTTAGGCTTTTTAGGATACCAATTTATAGTGAAACTTTTAAAAATGGAATTGTTGAAAGATGGCAGGGGAAGTTTTGTTTTTAAAGATGAAAATTTGCGAATGGTTTTTGAAGATCGCTTTAACGGTTTAAAAGAATTAGTAGGTGCTTTAATAAACACAAGTTATCAATATACCTTGTATTTTTTGCTGCTTTTTGCTGTAATTGCCTTGTTTTTTTATGCTAAAACAAATTATAAAAAGCACTTAAACCGCATGTTGCCAGTAAAAATTTTAATTACAACGGCACTTTTAGGTAGTATTTTACTATTTGTTGCGGGTATAAATATGGTAGTTTACGAACCGCGATGGGTACCACGTGGTATGATTGGGTGGGCATTTGCCATGTATGCTTTTTATTTTTTAATTGTAATAAATAAAGCATCGGTTTTAAAAAACATTTGGTTGGTAACTGCTTTTACACCTTTAATTTATTATTCGTTTTTGATATCATCGCAATTAGGTATGTATATTAAAAACCAAGACGATTTTTCTGATTTTATTATCAATATGGTGTCGCCTAAATTAATTGCGTACGAAAATGTAAAAGTAACCGAACACAAACGCATTAAATTAGTAATAAAAGGCACCATAAAAAAGGCACACCGAAACAATACGGTTAATAACAATACAATGCCTATTGTTAATAAATTAGCACCTGTTTACGAAAATAAAGATTGGGGTTGGGGTATTATTAGAATGAATAAATTTAACAACATTGCCAGCGAATATATTGGCGGTGCTAAACGCGAAGAAATTATTGCAAATAGGAAC